One stretch of Chryseobacterium indologenes DNA includes these proteins:
- a CDS encoding Crp/Fnr family transcriptional regulator has translation MFEHIKNRFPFSKEKWKNFLDSFERMEVPAKTLLLNEGEVSNNAFYLEKGIVRAWYNNDGKDVTFQFFLENTMFSSLESFKKGLPSMVSFETVEPCVLYKIKKPDVEAFLEEVYENPELRTFFMDALFERIFDYMKHFFSFIKDTPQQRYTQLTQQKPEIIKRVPQHYIASYLGITTVHLSRIKSKILKEKLS, from the coding sequence ATGTTTGAACATATCAAAAACAGGTTTCCTTTTTCAAAAGAGAAATGGAAAAATTTCTTAGACAGCTTTGAACGAATGGAAGTTCCTGCAAAAACCCTGCTCTTAAACGAAGGTGAAGTTTCCAATAATGCCTTCTATCTGGAAAAAGGAATCGTAAGAGCCTGGTATAATAATGATGGTAAAGATGTAACCTTCCAGTTTTTTCTTGAAAACACAATGTTTTCTTCCCTGGAAAGTTTTAAAAAAGGCCTTCCCAGTATGGTTTCTTTTGAAACAGTGGAGCCCTGTGTTTTGTATAAAATTAAAAAACCTGATGTAGAAGCTTTTCTGGAAGAAGTATATGAGAACCCTGAGCTCAGAACCTTTTTTATGGATGCTCTTTTTGAAAGAATCTTCGACTACATGAAGCACTTCTTTTCCTTTATAAAAGACACTCCACAGCAGCGGTATACTCAGCTTACACAGCAAAAACCTGAAATTATCAAAAGAGTTCCACAACATTATATTGCTTCTTATTTAGGAATTACAACAGTACACCTTAGTAGGATAAAAAGTAAAATATTGAAAGAAAAGCTTTCTTAA
- a CDS encoding tetratricopeptide repeat protein, whose product MEEYFGNELVKKFEEMMENNDEFYFDTEELEDIIVYYLELGDFNYADMAVNYGLKLHPNSLDIKIKRLEILLEWEEYNTAKELIDELKGSSMENTDFLVCYAKYYSNLGNPRKSIEICKKALTLEEEENFLHNFIADEYVNLGDPFNALKHYRKALKEDPADEYSLENAMVCFSDLNKSEEAIAFLNEYLDEFPYSETAWFEYGQFYFNRKNFDEAIKGYDYLLAINSNSVGVYANKAACYEALGQYQKAIETYEEMLELEYTKAFTFYKIGLCNKALKQPILALNSFQKSLREDPQFYLAMMEQSYLYEEMGGMSEALYFAKEATQLNENNLDYQKRLAFLFIDSGKFEESLSCLKKLVDAEPSRFYNWYAYSEVLMLVGEYEEAVTVLNAAVKHHYRAELYYQLSNCFFNLKDQDKGIESLQKALELDPSLVKDMQKKYPFIKEEVKKVKVSKVKKKN is encoded by the coding sequence TTGGAAGAGTATTTTGGAAATGAACTTGTAAAAAAGTTCGAAGAAATGATGGAAAACAATGACGAATTCTACTTCGATACCGAGGAGTTGGAAGATATCATTGTTTATTATTTGGAGCTTGGTGATTTTAATTACGCCGATATGGCTGTTAATTATGGACTGAAGCTTCATCCCAATTCATTAGATATCAAGATCAAAAGACTTGAAATTCTTCTGGAGTGGGAAGAATATAATACGGCGAAAGAACTTATTGACGAACTAAAAGGTTCTTCTATGGAGAATACTGACTTTTTGGTTTGTTACGCCAAGTATTATTCGAACCTGGGTAATCCTAGAAAATCCATTGAAATCTGTAAAAAAGCCCTTACACTGGAGGAAGAAGAAAACTTCCTGCACAACTTTATTGCGGATGAGTATGTAAATCTAGGTGATCCTTTTAACGCTCTTAAGCATTACAGAAAAGCACTTAAAGAAGATCCTGCTGATGAATATTCGCTGGAAAATGCAATGGTATGCTTTAGTGATTTGAATAAGAGTGAGGAGGCTATTGCCTTTCTTAATGAATATTTAGATGAATTCCCTTATTCCGAAACGGCGTGGTTTGAATATGGACAGTTCTACTTCAACAGAAAGAACTTTGATGAAGCAATAAAAGGATATGATTATCTATTGGCCATTAATTCGAATTCTGTAGGAGTATATGCTAATAAAGCAGCTTGTTATGAAGCGCTGGGACAATACCAGAAAGCTATTGAAACCTATGAGGAAATGCTTGAGCTTGAATATACCAAAGCATTTACTTTCTATAAAATCGGACTGTGTAATAAAGCATTAAAACAACCTATTTTAGCTTTAAATTCATTTCAGAAATCTTTGAGAGAAGACCCTCAGTTTTATCTGGCGATGATGGAGCAGTCTTATTTATACGAAGAAATGGGAGGTATGTCTGAAGCCCTTTATTTCGCTAAGGAAGCTACCCAATTGAACGAGAATAATCTGGATTATCAAAAAAGATTAGCATTTTTGTTTATTGATTCAGGAAAATTTGAAGAAAGTCTTTCCTGTCTTAAAAAACTGGTAGATGCTGAGCCGTCAAGATTTTACAATTGGTATGCGTATTCAGAGGTTCTGATGCTGGTAGGAGAATATGAAGAAGCAGTTACTGTTTTAAATGCAGCAGTAAAACACCATTATAGAGCTGAATTATATTATCAGCTAAGTAACTGTTTTTTCAACCTGAAAGATCAGGATAAAGGAATAGAATCACTTCAGAAAGCTTTAGAGCTGGATCCGTCTCTGGTAAAGGATATGCAAAAGAAATATCCATTCATCAAAGAAGAGGTAAAAAAGGTGAAGGTGAGCAAAGTGAAGAAAAAGAACTGA
- a CDS encoding quinone oxidoreductase family protein has product MKAAVVFEKGSTPQYADFREPEITDENEVLVTVKAASIKNLDKARASGKHYSTENEIHQPTIVGSDGVGYLENGSKVYFFSKKGTVAEKAVANPKMMVNIPEELDFSIAAALPNAVMGSAMALKFKAGIQPGDVVLVNGATGITGRIAVQIAKVYGASKVIVTGRNEDSLQALRELGADEVVSLQASDDDFKTRIKKIHNESPIDIVIDYIWGHSIEMILSAFKGDGTFSHKTKLITIGGMSGDTIQLSSQILRATDIQISGSGLGSWTKEESALLFSEIIPEMFQAAVDGKIKIETEVVDIKNIETVWNAEIQTGKRLVVRI; this is encoded by the coding sequence ATGAAAGCAGCAGTAGTATTTGAAAAAGGAAGTACTCCCCAATATGCAGATTTTCGTGAACCGGAAATAACAGATGAAAATGAAGTATTGGTAACCGTAAAGGCAGCATCTATTAAAAACCTTGATAAAGCAAGAGCCAGCGGAAAACATTATTCTACAGAAAACGAAATACATCAGCCAACAATCGTGGGTTCAGACGGAGTAGGCTATCTCGAAAACGGTTCAAAAGTTTATTTTTTCAGTAAAAAGGGAACTGTTGCGGAAAAAGCCGTCGCTAATCCCAAAATGATGGTGAATATTCCTGAAGAACTAGACTTTTCTATAGCTGCAGCGCTTCCCAATGCGGTAATGGGATCAGCAATGGCATTAAAATTTAAAGCCGGTATACAGCCTGGAGATGTTGTACTAGTGAATGGAGCGACAGGAATTACAGGCAGAATTGCTGTTCAGATCGCTAAAGTATATGGGGCTTCAAAAGTTATTGTTACCGGAAGAAATGAAGATTCTCTTCAGGCACTTCGTGAATTGGGGGCGGATGAGGTTGTCTCCCTACAGGCAAGTGACGATGATTTTAAGACGAGAATCAAGAAAATTCATAATGAAAGCCCTATTGATATTGTTATTGATTATATCTGGGGCCATTCCATAGAAATGATTTTATCAGCATTTAAAGGAGATGGAACATTTTCTCATAAAACAAAACTGATTACTATTGGTGGAATGAGCGGTGATACAATTCAATTATCTTCACAGATCCTCCGGGCAACAGATATACAGATTTCAGGCTCAGGATTGGGAAGTTGGACAAAAGAAGAATCAGCACTTCTTTTTTCAGAAATTATCCCGGAAATGTTCCAGGCTGCGGTAGATGGAAAGATTAAAATAGAAACCGAAGTAGTAGATATAAAAAATATCGAAACAGTATGGAATGCTGAGATACAAACAGGAAAAAGGCTTGTGGTAAGAATTTAA
- the feoB gene encoding ferrous iron transport protein B, whose protein sequence is MQANKKKQILLVGNPNVGKSTVFNALCNKKQKTGNYAGVTVASHSGNYTHKNEDVEVIDLPGSYSVYPSSEDEAIFSKYLLDEQKNYAGVVYILEALSLKRGLLLFQQIQDLGIPMILIVNQIDQAERRGITIDIQKFSEALGIKIIQTNAKEQIGINEVRDAVYNNEFVKTDKTSFEIPGEHKAFIQKLAVQKNFDNEYKAWMRLSLGTDLGKLESVMDQINDSEAKSLVPKRLQVQETVRRYQIVDKILENVISKKPQFKELLTEKLDKVLVHKFWGYIVFLLILLVIFQSVFFLAEYPMSWIEEFFSWLSAFTGEHLPEGPVNSLISNGIVPGIGGIVVFAPQIGILLYFLYLLEDSGYMARVVFLMDRLLRPFGLNGKSIVPLVSGTACAIPAVISTRNIENVKERLLTILVTPFMTCSARLPVYSIIIGLIISEGSFLGIKYKALVLMGMYLLGFLVALFSAAILKRFIKDKGKTYLVMDLPAYKKPLFGYDLKMVLGKVWDFITGAGKIIFIVSIIIWVLSYFGPKQQPNELVASDVHLDHSYLAKMGKGIEPIIAPLGYDWKMGVGILTSFVAREVFVGTMSTLYSLEDDAPEVKVIDKMRRDVKPNGEKVFSFATGISVLLFYAFAMQCVSTLAVVYRETKSWKWTGFQVAMMTGLAYFVSMIVYQILK, encoded by the coding sequence ATGCAGGCAAACAAGAAAAAACAGATACTTTTAGTTGGGAATCCGAATGTAGGGAAGTCAACAGTTTTTAATGCACTTTGTAACAAAAAGCAGAAAACTGGAAACTATGCCGGTGTTACCGTTGCAAGCCATTCAGGAAACTATACACATAAAAATGAAGACGTTGAAGTGATTGACCTTCCGGGTTCTTACAGCGTTTATCCAAGTTCAGAAGATGAAGCTATTTTCTCAAAATACCTCCTTGATGAGCAGAAAAACTATGCAGGAGTTGTTTATATTCTTGAAGCATTAAGTTTAAAAAGAGGCCTTCTTCTCTTCCAGCAGATTCAGGATCTTGGGATTCCGATGATTCTGATCGTTAACCAGATTGATCAGGCAGAAAGAAGAGGAATTACAATAGATATTCAGAAGTTTTCAGAAGCATTAGGGATTAAAATCATTCAAACCAATGCCAAAGAGCAGATTGGAATCAATGAAGTGAGAGATGCTGTTTATAACAATGAATTTGTAAAAACAGACAAAACTTCATTTGAAATACCTGGTGAGCACAAAGCTTTCATTCAGAAACTGGCTGTTCAGAAAAATTTTGATAATGAATATAAAGCCTGGATGAGACTTTCGCTGGGAACAGACCTTGGCAAACTCGAATCTGTAATGGATCAGATTAATGATTCTGAAGCTAAGAGTTTAGTCCCTAAAAGATTACAGGTTCAGGAAACAGTCAGAAGATATCAGATTGTAGATAAAATATTAGAGAACGTAATTTCCAAAAAACCTCAGTTTAAAGAATTATTAACAGAAAAACTGGATAAGGTTCTGGTACATAAATTCTGGGGATATATCGTTTTCTTGTTGATCTTATTGGTTATTTTCCAAAGTGTTTTTTTCCTGGCAGAATATCCGATGAGCTGGATTGAAGAGTTTTTCTCATGGTTGTCAGCCTTTACAGGAGAACATCTTCCGGAAGGACCTGTGAATTCACTGATCTCCAACGGAATTGTTCCGGGAATTGGAGGAATTGTGGTTTTTGCACCACAGATTGGTATTTTACTATATTTCCTTTATTTATTAGAGGACTCAGGCTATATGGCAAGGGTGGTCTTCCTCATGGATAGACTGTTGCGTCCTTTCGGATTGAACGGAAAGAGTATTGTACCCCTTGTTTCAGGAACAGCATGTGCAATTCCGGCAGTGATTTCCACAAGGAATATAGAAAATGTTAAAGAAAGATTGCTGACCATATTGGTAACACCGTTTATGACGTGTTCAGCAAGGCTTCCGGTCTACAGTATCATTATTGGACTGATTATTTCAGAAGGGTCATTTTTAGGAATAAAATATAAAGCTTTAGTTCTGATGGGAATGTATCTGTTAGGATTTTTAGTAGCCTTATTCTCTGCGGCAATTCTTAAGAGATTTATTAAAGATAAAGGGAAAACCTATTTAGTAATGGATCTTCCTGCTTACAAAAAGCCTCTTTTCGGGTATGATCTTAAAATGGTCTTAGGTAAAGTATGGGATTTCATTACCGGAGCAGGAAAAATAATTTTCATTGTAAGTATTATCATCTGGGTTTTAAGCTATTTTGGACCTAAACAACAACCCAATGAGTTGGTTGCTTCGGACGTTCACTTAGATCATTCTTACCTGGCCAAAATGGGGAAAGGGATCGAACCGATCATTGCTCCATTGGGATACGACTGGAAAATGGGAGTAGGGATTCTGACCAGTTTTGTAGCAAGAGAAGTCTTCGTAGGAACAATGTCAACATTATACAGCCTTGAAGATGATGCTCCGGAAGTAAAAGTAATTGATAAAATGAGAAGAGATGTAAAGCCTAATGGAGAAAAAGTATTCAGCTTTGCAACCGGAATTTCCGTCCTTCTGTTCTACGCATTTGCAATGCAGTGTGTTTCTACACTTGCAGTAGTCTATAGAGAAACCAAAAGCTGGAAATGGACAGGCTTTCAGGTAGCTATGATGACAGGTTTGGCATATTTTGTGTCGATGATAGTATATCAAATTTTAAAGTAA
- a CDS encoding DUF4421 family protein encodes MREVFVVLFLLLATQVNAQRDTTDIKSYADQVMVRANLDTNIESYIFTEGEEGNERQQVFSINNKTKLSLSIDYRIISATLSFAPRFFSENKDNELKGNSSYTDFSVRFFPNRFIQNLYYKNVKGFYIENMKELFPVWKEGDPYMQFPDLRVQSFGGSTAYILNKNFSARSIYTQGEWQKKSRGSWVPFLDYDLTIFRNKVEEQHLKEFQYKIGANMGYFYNWVLGKNVNISPYFALGLGGKFSTYRNVLEDGSRKNAQYITLRMEGGLHVGYNTDRFLFGGRMNFNAYAYNQTKNQVVQNNSIYGLLYIGYRFAPPRVVEKTYDKIQKKIPIL; translated from the coding sequence ATGAGAGAAGTATTTGTTGTATTATTTTTACTGTTGGCCACTCAGGTTAATGCACAAAGAGATACTACGGATATCAAATCTTACGCAGATCAGGTCATGGTCCGTGCCAATCTGGATACGAATATAGAAAGCTATATTTTTACAGAAGGAGAGGAAGGAAATGAAAGGCAACAGGTTTTCTCTATCAATAATAAAACAAAACTCTCCCTTTCTATTGACTATAGGATTATAAGTGCTACCCTATCGTTTGCCCCCCGTTTCTTTTCAGAAAACAAAGACAATGAGTTGAAGGGGAACAGTTCTTATACGGATTTCAGTGTCAGGTTTTTCCCCAATAGATTTATTCAAAATCTATACTATAAAAACGTAAAAGGCTTTTATATTGAAAATATGAAAGAGCTGTTCCCCGTATGGAAAGAAGGTGATCCCTATATGCAGTTTCCAGACTTGCGGGTGCAAAGTTTTGGAGGTTCTACAGCCTATATTCTTAATAAAAACTTTTCCGCAAGAAGTATTTACACCCAGGGTGAATGGCAAAAGAAAAGCCGTGGTAGCTGGGTTCCCTTTCTTGATTATGATCTTACCATTTTCAGAAATAAAGTAGAAGAACAGCATCTAAAAGAGTTTCAATATAAAATTGGAGCCAATATGGGCTATTTCTACAATTGGGTATTAGGGAAAAATGTAAATATATCTCCCTATTTTGCTCTTGGGCTTGGGGGGAAGTTTTCAACATACCGGAATGTTCTGGAAGATGGCTCAAGAAAGAATGCTCAGTATATAACCTTAAGGATGGAGGGCGGGCTGCATGTAGGATACAATACCGACAGGTTTTTATTTGGCGGAAGAATGAACTTCAATGCATACGCTTATAATCAGACAAAAAATCAGGTTGTACAGAACAATAGTATATATGGTTTGCTGTACATAGGGTATCGTTTTGCCCCTCCGAGAGTTGTAGAAAAGACTTATGATAAAATTCAAAAAAAGATCCCTATTTTATAA
- a CDS encoding FeoA family protein, whose translation MGKILGYDNDHLKMPNKIIEMGLLPETVFRILYQAPFNGPMYVEFGAEKSRIALREEEGDYIIVEELN comes from the coding sequence ATGGGAAAGATATTGGGATATGATAATGACCATCTGAAAATGCCCAATAAAATCATTGAAATGGGGCTTCTTCCGGAGACCGTTTTCAGGATTTTGTATCAGGCTCCATTTAATGGACCTATGTATGTGGAGTTTGGAGCAGAGAAAAGCCGGATTGCTCTTCGTGAGGAAGAAGGAGATTATATCATTGTTGAAGAATTGAATTAA
- the glmM gene encoding phosphoglucosamine mutase, with amino-acid sequence MSLIKSISGIRGTIGGKVNDNLTPLDVVKFASAFGTWLQNNKNKKDLTLIIGRDARISGQMVSSLVTATLQGLGINVVDLGLSTTPTVEVMVPELNADGGIILTASHNPKQWNALKLLNEKGEFISGENGAEVLALAESEDFNYAEVDDLGKYETRDDAFDIHIQQILDLPMVDAEAIKAKNFKVVLDAVNSTGGLAIPMLLDKLGCETIKLYCEPTGHFPHNPEPLKEHLGDICELVKKENADLGVVVDPDVDRLALIDEKGEMFGEEYTLVAVADYLLKHKNGVAISNLSSSRALRDVAQSHNSEYFASAVGEVNVVTLMKEKNAVIGGEGNGGIIYPDLHYGRDSLVGIALFLTHLAKENKTVSELRAGYPSYFMGKKKIELTPEIDVDAILSKMEKEYQNEEVSTVDGVKIDFENNWVHLRKSNTEPIIRIYTEAKSQEEADKLGEDIITKIKSLI; translated from the coding sequence ATGTCGTTAATAAAATCTATTTCGGGAATCCGAGGAACCATAGGTGGAAAAGTAAATGATAACTTAACTCCGCTAGATGTGGTAAAATTTGCATCCGCATTCGGAACATGGCTTCAGAATAATAAAAATAAAAAAGACTTAACCTTAATCATCGGTAGAGATGCCAGAATATCTGGGCAAATGGTTTCTTCCCTGGTAACAGCAACATTACAGGGATTAGGTATCAATGTAGTTGATTTAGGCCTTTCTACAACACCTACCGTTGAAGTAATGGTTCCTGAATTGAATGCAGATGGAGGAATTATCCTTACTGCATCCCACAACCCCAAACAATGGAACGCCCTAAAGCTTTTAAATGAAAAAGGAGAGTTCATCAGTGGCGAAAATGGAGCAGAAGTTTTGGCTTTAGCAGAAAGTGAAGATTTCAATTATGCAGAAGTAGATGATTTGGGTAAATATGAAACAAGAGATGATGCCTTTGACATTCATATTCAGCAGATTCTTGATTTACCAATGGTAGACGCAGAAGCTATTAAAGCTAAAAACTTTAAAGTTGTATTGGATGCTGTAAACTCTACAGGAGGACTGGCCATTCCTATGTTACTAGATAAATTAGGTTGTGAGACTATTAAATTATATTGCGAGCCAACAGGTCATTTTCCACACAATCCGGAACCACTGAAAGAACATCTGGGAGATATCTGTGAGCTGGTTAAAAAAGAAAATGCTGATCTTGGAGTAGTCGTAGATCCGGATGTAGACCGATTAGCCCTGATCGATGAAAAAGGAGAAATGTTTGGAGAAGAATATACCTTGGTAGCCGTTGCTGATTATCTGTTGAAACATAAAAACGGAGTAGCCATTTCCAACCTTTCTTCAAGCCGTGCTTTGAGAGATGTTGCCCAGTCCCACAATTCAGAATACTTTGCAAGTGCTGTAGGAGAAGTAAACGTGGTTACTTTAATGAAAGAGAAAAACGCTGTAATCGGTGGTGAAGGAAACGGGGGAATCATCTATCCTGATCTTCACTACGGAAGAGACTCTTTAGTAGGAATAGCGTTATTCCTTACTCATTTGGCAAAAGAAAATAAAACCGTTTCTGAATTAAGAGCAGGATATCCAAGCTATTTCATGGGGAAAAAGAAAATTGAATTGACTCCGGAGATCGATGTAGATGCTATTTTAAGCAAAATGGAGAAAGAATATCAGAATGAAGAAGTTTCAACTGTTGATGGGGTGAAGATAGATTTTGAAAACAATTGGGTACATCTTAGAAAATCCAATACAGAGCCGATTATCAGAATTTACACAGAAGCAAAATCTCAGGAAGAAGCCGATAAATTAGGAGAAGACATTATTACTAAGATTAAAAGTTTAATTTAA
- a CDS encoding GLPGLI family protein, translated as MKKLFSVFLIALFAFAHAQETKETANRFFYELTFKPKKDSVKLDKLITILDITPKKSIYQDYTIPSQDSIIKLAVEEMEKAKTWKDISKLIRMPKFAYKIVKTYPEMKEQYIDRVSMNLFGYDDPVKFTWNIQPEKQKIGEYNTQKATTEFGGRKWTAWFSSDIPFQDGPYKFYGLPGLIVKIEDDQKNYSWMLSGNKKIENYDELSYSDKINAKYGISNTVTPTTKEKFDKAYASFKQDPMAEIRQRVSPEMMNMKMPGSEVTIGDALKRQEKMTKDYFNANDNPIEKEQPSADKKKK; from the coding sequence ATGAAAAAGCTATTTTCAGTATTTCTTATCGCACTTTTTGCCTTTGCCCATGCACAGGAAACTAAGGAAACGGCTAACCGATTCTTTTATGAACTTACATTTAAGCCAAAGAAAGATTCTGTAAAACTGGATAAGCTGATTACAATTTTGGATATTACTCCTAAAAAATCTATTTATCAGGATTATACCATTCCTTCTCAAGATTCCATTATCAAGCTTGCCGTTGAGGAAATGGAAAAAGCAAAAACATGGAAAGATATTTCTAAGCTCATCAGGATGCCTAAGTTTGCCTACAAGATCGTGAAAACTTATCCGGAAATGAAAGAGCAGTATATTGATAGAGTAAGCATGAATTTATTTGGATATGATGATCCTGTGAAGTTTACATGGAATATTCAGCCGGAAAAACAAAAAATAGGGGAATACAATACGCAAAAAGCAACTACAGAATTTGGAGGAAGAAAATGGACTGCTTGGTTCAGCTCAGATATTCCTTTTCAGGACGGTCCCTATAAGTTCTATGGCCTTCCGGGGCTCATCGTTAAGATTGAAGATGATCAGAAAAACTATTCTTGGATGTTGAGTGGAAATAAGAAGATAGAGAACTATGATGAATTGTCTTATTCAGATAAGATCAATGCAAAATATGGTATTTCCAACACTGTGACACCTACTACAAAAGAAAAATTTGATAAGGCTTACGCAAGCTTTAAACAGGATCCAATGGCTGAAATCAGACAAAGAGTGTCTCCCGAAATGATGAATATGAAAATGCCGGGATCAGAGGTAACCATTGGTGATGCCCTTAAAAGACAGGAAAAAATGACAAAGGATTACTTTAACGCAAATGATAACCCTATAGAAAAAGAACAGCCTTCAGCTGACAAAAAGAAAAAATAA
- a CDS encoding DinB family protein, translating into MDTLSQFKHELEAEYQTTRKFFETYPDEKNDYTPHEKSMKMLPLATHIAEIFEWPNTMLKTSELDFANGDYQPKQISTREDLLRTLEQNFKSGKEALENANENDLTASWALKNNGEELAKWSKYESIRHALNQITHHRAQLGVYYRINDIPLPGSYGPSADHQAF; encoded by the coding sequence ATGGATACTTTATCACAATTTAAACATGAGCTGGAAGCTGAATATCAGACGACCAGAAAGTTTTTTGAAACTTACCCTGACGAAAAAAACGACTATACTCCTCATGAAAAAAGTATGAAAATGCTACCACTCGCCACGCATATTGCCGAAATTTTTGAATGGCCGAACACCATGCTCAAAACTTCAGAGCTTGATTTTGCCAATGGCGACTATCAGCCTAAGCAAATTTCTACCAGAGAAGATCTTCTTCGAACTCTTGAACAGAATTTTAAATCAGGGAAAGAAGCTCTTGAAAATGCGAATGAGAACGATCTTACTGCAAGCTGGGCATTGAAAAATAATGGTGAAGAGCTTGCCAAATGGTCGAAATATGAATCTATCCGCCATGCTTTGAACCAAATCACTCATCACAGGGCACAATTAGGGGTTTATTACAGAATCAATGACATTCCTTTACCTGGAAGTTATGGACCTTCTGCTGATCATCAAGCTTTTTAA